Proteins found in one Roseovarius pelagicus genomic segment:
- the trpB gene encoding tryptophan synthase subunit beta codes for MNDLFNSFMTGPDEKGRFGNFGGRFVSETLMPLILELEKQYEFAKTDQSFWDEMHDLWTHYVGRPSPLYYADRLTQHLGGAKIYLKRDELNHTGAHKINNVLGQIILARRMGKTRIIAETGAGQHGVATATVCAKFGLKCVVYMGAHDVERQKPNVFRMRLLGAEVVPVTSGRGTLKDAMNDALRDWVTNVRDTFYCIGTVAGPHPYPAMVRDFQAIIGKEAKEQMQAAEGRLPDTLIAAIGGGSNAMGLFFPFLDDKDVNIIGVEAGGKGVNAKMEHCASLTGGRPGVLHGNRTYLLQDDDGQILEGYSISAGLDYPGIGPEHSWLHEIGRAKYVSITDKEALEAFQLCCEQEGIIPALEPSHALAHVMKIAPELPADHLICMNMCGRGDKDIFTVAKHLGFGMEEAD; via the coding sequence ATGAACGATCTTTTCAACTCTTTCATGACCGGCCCTGATGAAAAGGGACGGTTCGGCAATTTTGGCGGGCGTTTCGTGTCGGAAACACTGATGCCGCTGATCTTGGAGCTGGAAAAGCAATATGAATTCGCCAAGACCGACCAAAGCTTCTGGGACGAAATGCATGATCTGTGGACGCATTACGTGGGTCGCCCCAGTCCACTATATTATGCGGATCGGCTGACGCAGCACCTGGGCGGCGCTAAAATCTACCTCAAGCGTGACGAGCTGAATCATACCGGCGCGCACAAGATCAACAACGTGCTGGGCCAAATCATTCTGGCGCGCCGTATGGGCAAGACACGCATCATCGCCGAAACGGGTGCAGGTCAGCACGGTGTCGCGACCGCAACCGTCTGTGCCAAGTTCGGGTTGAAATGTGTGGTCTACATGGGCGCGCACGATGTCGAGCGGCAAAAGCCGAACGTATTCCGTATGCGCCTGCTGGGCGCGGAGGTGGTTCCCGTGACGTCCGGTCGCGGCACGCTGAAGGATGCGATGAACGATGCGCTGCGTGACTGGGTCACGAATGTGCGCGACACGTTCTACTGCATCGGCACGGTGGCGGGTCCGCATCCCTATCCCGCGATGGTCCGTGATTTTCAGGCAATCATCGGCAAGGAAGCCAAGGAACAGATGCAGGCCGCGGAGGGCCGTCTGCCCGACACATTGATCGCCGCGATTGGTGGTGGTTCTAACGCGATGGGCCTGTTTTTTCCGTTTCTGGACGACAAGGATGTGAACATCATCGGCGTCGAGGCCGGCGGCAAGGGCGTGAACGCCAAAATGGAACATTGCGCGTCCTTGACTGGCGGGCGGCCCGGCGTGCTGCACGGCAACCGCACATACCTGTTGCAGGACGATGACGGACAAATTCTGGAGGGGTATTCGATCTCGGCGGGCCTTGATTATCCCGGCATTGGTCCCGAGCATAGCTGGCTGCACGAAATCGGCCGTGCGAAATATGTCTCGATCACCGACAAGGAAGCGCTCGAGGCGTTTCAGCTGTGCTGCGAGCAAGAGGGGATCATCCCTGCGCTTGAGCCGAGCCATGCACTGGCTCATGTGATGAAGATCGCGCCGGAATTGCCTGCGGATCACCTGATCTGCATGAACATGTGCGGCCGTGGCGACAAGGATATCTTTACCGTCGCCAAGCATCTGGGGTTCGGCATGGAAGAGGCCGACTGA